A single Cannabis sativa cultivar Pink pepper isolate KNU-18-1 chromosome 7, ASM2916894v1, whole genome shotgun sequence DNA region contains:
- the LOC115696567 gene encoding probable aspartyl protease At4g16563: MDYVFLILIISVFLNVDSAVARKQLQSSSANSFVLGIKHSRMTLLTPKRAVSSVQSTTGSSSASTHESEPFVMVEPLRAVRDGYLIPLYLGTPPQLIHVYMDTGSDLTWVPCGNNLSFFHCLDCDDDGINKKYYLTTAFSPFHSSSTAREPCSSSFCIDIHSSDNYIDPCTMAGCLLSTLIKSSSSCGSCPSFAYTYGAGGVVTGMLTRDTLRVHENINDVTISININNNGTIISNPTREIPNFSFGCVWSTYKEPVGIAGFGRGTLSLPSQLGFLQKGFSHCFLPFKFANNPNISSPLVIGNLASISSDQDENLQFTPMLMSSMYPNSYYIGLEAITIGNSSSSSEVPLSLREFDSRGNGGMLIDSGTTYTHFPEPIYSQLLSTLSSVISSYPRAEDMEMKTGFDLCYRIPYTNPHNNDNTSNSNTIDTTREDFDILPSITFHFLNNVSIVLSEGTHFYAMGPPRNATVTKCLLFQRMEDGENGPAGVFGSFQQQNMKVVYDLEKERIGFQPMDCASSAVSHGLHILKP, from the coding sequence ATGGATTATGTTTTTCTCATTCTGATCATCAGCGTGTTTCTGAATGTGGATTCAGCCGTAGCCAGAAAGCAATTGCAGAGTTCATCAGCCAACTCTTTTGTCCTTGGAATTAAGCACTCAAGGATGACTCTCTTAACTCCAAAACGAGCTGTCTCATCAGTTCAATCAACAACAGGTAGCAGTAGTGCAAGTACTCATGAATCAGAACCCTTTGTCATGGTGGAGCCATTAAGGGCAGTCCGAGATGGGTACCTAATACCTCTTTATTTAGGTACACCCCCACAACTCATTCATGTGTACATGGATACCGGGAGTGATCTCACTTGGGTTCCATGCGGGAACAATCTCTCTTTTTTCCATTGCTTGGATTGTGATGATGATGGGATCAACAAGAAGTACTACTTGACAACTGCTTTCTCTCCATTCCATTCTTCTTCCACAGCTAGAGAGCCTTGTAGTAGCTCCTTTTGTATTGACATTCATAGCTCAGATAACTACATTGACCCTTGTACCATGGCGGGTTGTTTGTTGAGTACTCTCATAAAATCCTCATCATCATGTGGGTCATGTCCTTCTTTTGCTTACACTTATGGCGCAGGTGGAGTTGTCACAGGGATGCTTACTAGAGATACCCTTAGGgttcatgaaaatattaatgaTGTTACTATTagcattaatattaataataatggtACTATTATTAGTAATCCAACTAGGGAAATACCAAACTTTTCATTTGGGTGTGTGTGGTCCACTTATAAAGAGCCTGTTGGGATTGCAGGGTTTGGTAGGGGAACTCTTTCACTTCCATCCCAATTAGGTTTTCTTCAAAAGGGTTTTTCTCACTGTTTCTTGCCCTTCAAATTTGCAAACAACCCTAATATTTCAAGCCCACTAGTTATAGGAAACTTAGCTAGTATTTCTTCTGATCAAGATGAAAACTTGCAGTTTACCCCAATGTTAATGAGTTCAATGTACCCTAACTCTTACTATATAGGTCTAGAAGCCATTACCATAGGAAACTCTAGCTCAAGTAGTGAAGTGCCTTTGAGTTTGAGAGAATTTGACTCAAGAGGAAATGGTGGCATGTTGATAGACTCAGGCACAACATATACACATTTTCCTGAGCCTATCTACTCTCAACTTCTTTCCACACTTAGCTCAGTGATATCTTCTTATCCTAGAGCTGAGGATATGGAAATGAAGACCGGATTCGATTTGTGCTATAGAATTCCATATACTAATCCTCATAATAATGATAACACCAGCAACAGTAACACTATTGATACTACCAGAGAAGATTTTGATATTCTTCCATCAATTACATTCCATTTTTTAAACAATGTGAGCATTGTTTTGTCTGAAGGAACCCATTTCTACGCCATGGGACCGCCGAGGAACGCCACTGTGACTAAGTGCTTATTGTTTCAAAGGATGGAAGATGGCGAAAATGGGCCGGCTGGCGTGTTTGGAAGCTTCCAACAACAGAATATGAAGGTTGTGTatgatttagagaaagagagaattggGTTTCAGCCTATGGATTGTGCTTCTTCTGCAGTATCTCATGGACTTCACATTTTGAAACCCTAA